The Caldisericum exile AZM16c01 region TTTCTTTTCTTGTTTTATCCATAAAGTTTTCGCCTGTATATTGCCTTCAAATGCCTACTTAAAAGGTTAAACGACAAGACAAGGATAAGTAAAATTAAAGCAAGCATAAACAATGCTCTATAGTGGTCTCCCCCAACTGGTGCTTCGGCCATTTCAAGCGCAATTGTCGCAGTTATTGGTCTCATTGGTTCCAAGATTGAATGAGGGATTCTAATTGAGTTTCCTGATGCAAGTAAGACTGCCATTGTTTCTCCAACTGCCCTTCCAAACCCAGCAGTAATTGAAGCAAAAATACCTGCTGATGCAGATGGAATTGTAATCCCAAAGATTGTTTCAAGGTTTGATGCGCCAAGTGCATATGAAGCGAGTTCTTCTTCTTTTGGCACCATAGAAATTGCATCATCGGAAAGGGTTGTTATTGTTGGAATTGACATGATTGCAAGAATAATGCTTGCATTAAGCCCATTGAGACCTACTGGGAGATTAAACAGTCTTTTAATGAGTGGTCCCAAAAATAGTAGAGCAAATGCCCCATAAATTACAGATGGAATATTTGCAAGAAGTTCAATTGTTGGTTTTAAAACGTTTCTAATTTTGGGAGTTGCGATTTTCGAAAGATAAATTGCAGTACCTAAAGACAGTGGAATTGCAATCAGCATCGAAAATATTGCAACGAAAAATGTTGATACAATTGATGGGAGGAAACCGAAGAGTGGAGGCAAGGATGTGGGCCTCCACTCGGTTCCTGATATAAGGGAAAAGAAGGAAAACTTTGAAAGTAGTGGTAAACCTTCTAAAGCGATAATTGTTATTATTCCTGCAAAGATGATGATTGCTATATAACCAAAAACCGGTAATAAGTACTCTACAAAATTTTTCTTCATTCTACTTTATTCTAATAAATCCTACACTTTCTACAATATCCTGCCCTTCCGGGGAAAGAACGAAATCAATGAAATTTTTTACTTCTCCTTGTGGTTGTCCGTTTGTATACATATATAGGTGCCTTGATAATTTATAAGTTTTATTTATTGCATTTTCTTTTGAAGGCATAACACCTTCATATGCAACCGGCTTTACGGAAGAATCAACATATCCAAGTCCTATATATCCTATTGCTCCTTCCGTTGTTGCAACGGTGTTTTTAACTGTTTGATTAGAGGATTGATAGATCGCCTTGTCTGTAATTTTTGCATCTTTTGGAAGAGCAAGCTCCATGAAAGCTCCGTATGTGCCTGATGAAGTATCTCTGGAGACGACAACAATTGGAGCGTCTTTCCATCCTAAATCTTTCCAGTTTGTAATTTTCCCAGTAAAGATGTCAATGACCTGATCCCTTGTAAGATTTGTTATTGGATTTGCGGGGTTTACAACAATCGAAAGAGCATCAAGTGCTATTGGAATCTCGTATGGACTTACTCCTTTTGCCTTTGCTTTCTCAATTTCTTCGGTTTTTATTTCTCTTGAAGAGTTTGCAATGTCTGTTGTTCCGTCAATGAGTGCAGCAATACCATTGCCTGAACCTGTTCCCTCAACAGAGATTTTTACATTTGGATGTTTGTCCATGTAAATTTCTGCTGCCTTTTGGGCGATTGGAAACACGGTTGTTGAACCATTCATTGTGATTTTTACTTCTTGAGTTTGTGATGTCTGCTTGCAACCTGTAAGACTTACTGCAATTGCTAAAACGATACCCATGATTACAAGATACGCTAAGAACTTGCCTTTCTTATCCATGCCTTCACCTCCACTTTTATGGTAGAAGGAAAACGCCAAAAGTAAAAGTATT contains the following coding sequences:
- the pstC gene encoding phosphate ABC transporter permease subunit PstC, which gives rise to MKKNFVEYLLPVFGYIAIIIFAGIITIIALEGLPLLSKFSFFSLISGTEWRPTSLPPLFGFLPSIVSTFFVAIFSMLIAIPLSLGTAIYLSKIATPKIRNVLKPTIELLANIPSVIYGAFALLFLGPLIKRLFNLPVGLNGLNASIILAIMSIPTITTLSDDAISMVPKEEELASYALGASNLETIFGITIPSASAGIFASITAGFGRAVGETMAVLLASGNSIRIPHSILEPMRPITATIALEMAEAPVGGDHYRALFMLALILLILVLSFNLLSRHLKAIYRRKLYG
- a CDS encoding PstS family phosphate ABC transporter substrate-binding protein; this translates as MDKKGKFLAYLVIMGIVLAIAVSLTGCKQTSQTQEVKITMNGSTTVFPIAQKAAEIYMDKHPNVKISVEGTGSGNGIAALIDGTTDIANSSREIKTEEIEKAKAKGVSPYEIPIALDALSIVVNPANPITNLTRDQVIDIFTGKITNWKDLGWKDAPIVVVSRDTSSGTYGAFMELALPKDAKITDKAIYQSSNQTVKNTVATTEGAIGYIGLGYVDSSVKPVAYEGVMPSKENAINKTYKLSRHLYMYTNGQPQGEVKNFIDFVLSPEGQDIVESVGFIRIK